In a genomic window of Diabrotica undecimpunctata isolate CICGRU chromosome 2, icDiaUnde3, whole genome shotgun sequence:
- the LOC140434477 gene encoding trophoblast glycoprotein, which yields MMCLKENGMKLVLLLLAIQLYTVYGTVGRCGYALLSNCFCGHQIHDRETLFVVNCTGHGFTNTSMLRELPEETEMLIFTGNHIGTLPSNVFGEGRNMTKLRIIDMSNNGIQDVKGKAFHHVVNVTRLILNHNNISISDQYDKNYHHPRVFSNFFNLEELHLTNAFADNTDAALADDLHDIFVNSNLTKLYKLHLEQNEIKNFKDDRVFCDLPNIHDIHLGDNNIPSVNFNITCLPKLRYLDLERNNITKFSQQDLDNFDKLAFPYRTTQNLTIDIDGNPFRCDNAVKNLYNWLHRTNVKVRDVDILQCHQTKYGTKYIINLKNLAESKNAKISQALTILLVILVLILLSLLSAYVYLKRESMKGKLSPLFEAVTRKVHYNKIESQDV from the exons TATGAAATTGGTACTGCTCTTGTTAGCCATACAGTTATACACAGTCTACGGAACTGTCGGCAGATGTGGTTACGCCTTACTGAGTAACTGCTTCTGTGGTCATCAAATACACGACCGAGAAACACTCTTTGTGGTTAACTGCACTGGACATGGTTTTACCAATACGAGCATGCTGCGGGAACTACCCGAGGAAACTGAGATGCTAATCTTCACGGGCAATCACATCGGGACACTGCCCAGTAATGTTTTCGGCGAAGGAAGAAATATGACCAAACTTAg GATTATTGATATGAGCAATAATGGAATACAGGACGTTAAAGGAAAAGCATTTCACCACGTTGTAAACGTCACCCGCCTAATCCTAAATCACAACAATATCTCCATTTCCGATCAATACGATAAGAATTACCACCACCCGAGAGTGTTTTCGAATTTTTTTAACTTAGAGGAACTGCACCTGACAAATGCGTTTGCTGATAATACTGATGCCGCTCTTGCAGATGATCTGCATGATATATTCGTAAACAGTAACCTTACGAAGTTGTACAAACTCCATCTGGAACAGAATGAAATCAAGAACTTTAAAGATGATCGGGTGTTCTGCGATTTGCCTAATATACATGACATACATTTAG GCGACAACAATATTCCTAGTGTGAATTTCAATATAACGTGTCTTCCAAAGCTACGCTACTTGGACCTAGAACGCAACAACATAACCAAGTTCTCGCAGCAAGATTTAGACAACTTCGATAAACTGGCATTTCCTTACAGAACTACACAAAATCTGACAATAGACATTGATGGAAATCCTTTTAGATGCGACAATGCCGTAAAGAATCTTTACAATTGGTTGCACAGAACTAATGTAAAGGTCAGAGATGTAGATATTTTGCAATGTCATCAAACTAAATATGGTACCAAAtacataataaatttaaaaaatttggcaGAGTCAAAGAATGCCAAAATATCGCAAGCGCTGACAATTCTTTTGGTgatacttgttttaattttgttgtCGCTATTAAGCGCGTACGTATACTTGAAGAGAGAAAGTATGAAGGGAAAATTAAGTCCTTTATTCGAGGCTGTTACTAGAAAAGTTCATTATAACAAAATCGAATCACAGGATGTCTGA